The Ornithorhynchus anatinus isolate Pmale09 chromosome 1, mOrnAna1.pri.v4, whole genome shotgun sequence genome includes a window with the following:
- the ZNF639 gene encoding zinc finger protein 639 isoform X1, whose protein sequence is MNEHPKKRKRKTLHPSRYSDSAGINKIADGFSGIFSDHCYSVCSIRHPDLKYFENKDDDSDTELSSDSPKFAEGIRARNRNQNYLVPSPVLRILDHTTFPTEKPGPDTEICDDECDSPESVHPPNPEESPIEVHTAEDVPIAAEVHAVSEDYDVEPENISSESLRDQIDEEPPAKFCKVLDKGQALNVTAQQKWPLLRANSSGLYKCELCEFNSKYFSDLKQHLILKHKRTDSNVCRVCKESFSTNVLLIEHAKLHEEDPYICKYCDYKTVLFENLSQHIADTHFSDHLYWCEQCDVQFSSSSELYLHFQEHSCDEQYLCQFCEHETNDPEDLHSHVVNEHACKLIELSDKYNGEQGQYSLLSKITFDKCKNFFVCQVCGFRSRLHTNVNRHVAIEHTKIFPHVCDDCGKGFSSMLEYCKHLNSHLSEGIYLCQYCEYSTGQIEDLKTHLDFRHAADLPHKCKDCLMRFGNEKELLSHHQVHEAT, encoded by the exons ATGAATGAACAtcctaaaaaaaggaaaaggaagacttTGCACCCATCTCGATATTCAG ATTCTGCAGGGATTAACAAAATTGCAGATGGATTCAGTGGCATTTTCTCTGATCACTGTTACAGTGTCTGTTCTATCCGACATCCAGACTTAAAATATTTTGAGAACAAAG atgacGATTCCGACACAGAGCTATCGAGCGACTCGCCTAAATTCGCGGAGGGAATTCGAGCCAGGAACAGAAATCAGAACTACCTagttcccagtcccgtgctcagaATACTAGACCACACCACCTTTCCTACAG AGAAACCGGGTCCCGACACTGAAATCTGCGATGACGAATGCGATTCTCCAGAATCCGTCCATCCCCCAAACCCGGAGGAGAGCCCTATAGAAGTGCACACCGCGGAAGACGTTCCAATCGCCGCGGAAGTGCACGCCGTTTCCGAGGATTATGACGTGGAGCCCGAAAACATTTCATCTGAAAGTCTTCGGGACCAGATTGATGAAGAACCACCTGCGAAGTTTTGTAAAGTCCTCGACAAGGGACAGGCTCTGAATGTCACCGCCCAACAGAAGTGGCCCTTGTTAAGAGCTAATAGCAGCGGCCTCTATAAATGTGAACTCTGTGAGTTTAACAGCAAGTACTTCTCTGACTTGAAGCAGCACCTGATCCTGAAGCACAAGCGAACCGATTCCAACGTGTGCCGAGTATGCAAGGAGAGCTTCTCTACCAACGTGCTCTTAATCGAGCACGCCAAACTGCACGAGGAAGATCCCTACATCTGCAAATACTGCGATTACAAAACGGTGCTCTTTGAAAACCTCAGCCAGCACATTGCGGATACTCATTTTAGTGACCACCTGTATTGGTGCGAGCAGTGTGATGTGCAGTTCTCTTCAAGCAGTGAGCTCTACCTGCACTTCCAGGAGCACAGCTGTGACGAACAGTACCTCTGTCAGTTTTGTGAACACGAAACCAATGACCCGGAAGATTTGCATAGCCACGTGGTGAACGAGCACGCGTGCAAATTAATAGAGTTAAGCGATAAGTACAATGGGGAGCAGGGGCAGTACAGCCTTTTAAGCAAAATTACTTTCGATAAATGTAAGAACTTTTTCGTGTGTCAGGTGTGTGGTTTTCGAAGTAGACTGCATACGAACGTCAACAGGCACGTTGCTATCGAACATACGAAAATCTTCCCTCACGTTTGCGATGACTGTGGGAAAGGATTTTCAAGTATGCTTGAGTACTGCAAGCATTTAAATTCGCATCTGTCCGAGGGGATTTATTTATGTCAATACTGTGAATATTCGACGGGTCAGATCGAAGATCTTAAGACGCATCTGGATTTCAGGCACGCGGCCGACTTACCTCACAAATGTAAGGACTGTTTGATGAGGTTCGGGAATGAGAAGGAACTTCTAAGTCACCATCAGGTTCATGAAGCGACTTGA
- the ZNF639 gene encoding zinc finger protein 639 isoform X2 gives MNEHPKKRKRKTLHPSRYSDSAGINKIADGFSGIFSDHCYSVCSIRHPDLKYFENKDDDSDTELSSDSPKFAEGIRARNRNQNYLVPSPVLRILDHTTFPTEKPGPDTEICDDECDSPESVHPPNPEESPIEVHTAEDVPIAAEVHAVSEDYDVEPENISSESLRDQIDEEPPAKFCKVLDKGQALNVTAQQKWPLLRANSSGLYKCELCEFNSKYFSDLKQHLILKHKRTDSNVCRVCKESFSTNVLLIEHAKLHEEDPYICKYCDYKTVLFENLSQHIADTHFSDHLYWCEQCDVQFSSSSELYLHFQEHSCDEQYLCQFCEHETNDPEDLHSHVVNEHACKLIELSDKYNGEQGQYSLLSKITFDKCKNFFVCQVCGFRSRLHTNVNRHVAIEHTKIFPHVCDDCGKGFSSMLEYCKHLNSHLSEGIYLCQYCEYSTGQIEDLKTHLDFRHAADLPHKCEPQKSGQSNPHPDW, from the exons ATGAATGAACAtcctaaaaaaaggaaaaggaagacttTGCACCCATCTCGATATTCAG ATTCTGCAGGGATTAACAAAATTGCAGATGGATTCAGTGGCATTTTCTCTGATCACTGTTACAGTGTCTGTTCTATCCGACATCCAGACTTAAAATATTTTGAGAACAAAG atgacGATTCCGACACAGAGCTATCGAGCGACTCGCCTAAATTCGCGGAGGGAATTCGAGCCAGGAACAGAAATCAGAACTACCTagttcccagtcccgtgctcagaATACTAGACCACACCACCTTTCCTACAG AGAAACCGGGTCCCGACACTGAAATCTGCGATGACGAATGCGATTCTCCAGAATCCGTCCATCCCCCAAACCCGGAGGAGAGCCCTATAGAAGTGCACACCGCGGAAGACGTTCCAATCGCCGCGGAAGTGCACGCCGTTTCCGAGGATTATGACGTGGAGCCCGAAAACATTTCATCTGAAAGTCTTCGGGACCAGATTGATGAAGAACCACCTGCGAAGTTTTGTAAAGTCCTCGACAAGGGACAGGCTCTGAATGTCACCGCCCAACAGAAGTGGCCCTTGTTAAGAGCTAATAGCAGCGGCCTCTATAAATGTGAACTCTGTGAGTTTAACAGCAAGTACTTCTCTGACTTGAAGCAGCACCTGATCCTGAAGCACAAGCGAACCGATTCCAACGTGTGCCGAGTATGCAAGGAGAGCTTCTCTACCAACGTGCTCTTAATCGAGCACGCCAAACTGCACGAGGAAGATCCCTACATCTGCAAATACTGCGATTACAAAACGGTGCTCTTTGAAAACCTCAGCCAGCACATTGCGGATACTCATTTTAGTGACCACCTGTATTGGTGCGAGCAGTGTGATGTGCAGTTCTCTTCAAGCAGTGAGCTCTACCTGCACTTCCAGGAGCACAGCTGTGACGAACAGTACCTCTGTCAGTTTTGTGAACACGAAACCAATGACCCGGAAGATTTGCATAGCCACGTGGTGAACGAGCACGCGTGCAAATTAATAGAGTTAAGCGATAAGTACAATGGGGAGCAGGGGCAGTACAGCCTTTTAAGCAAAATTACTTTCGATAAATGTAAGAACTTTTTCGTGTGTCAGGTGTGTGGTTTTCGAAGTAGACTGCATACGAACGTCAACAGGCACGTTGCTATCGAACATACGAAAATCTTCCCTCACGTTTGCGATGACTGTGGGAAAGGATTTTCAAGTATGCTTGAGTACTGCAAGCATTTAAATTCGCATCTGTCCGAGGGGATTTATTTATGTCAATACTGTGAATATTCGACGGGTCAGATCGAAGATCTTAAGACGCATCTGGATTTCAGGCACGCGGCCGACTTACCTCACAAAT GTGAACCTCAAAAGAGCGGCCAGTCCAATCCTCATCCAGATTGGTAA
- the LOC114811171 gene encoding formin-like protein 5 → MSRPDLTTPEEPDVPISNRKEIPADRGDQTQRPKRSHGALGSVPRAPAPTGFLVLLPGSHRLAQELGDNEPYVFLTLCLPRRRPGHTPDTPNHGGVCVEPAMPRSPSRSPALSHQPRVLPTATRRQPLRFTGITSGPVPVQQRKGYMTARSAPSKGRSKLGATPTTEMHQAAPVALRVTLGLAPPPLPPRAAVGAEAEYLGPGGPRDGRREAGSVGVEAPARDPAAPPPGAARFSPMEGRGGLGRRNPPDPARPDPTRPDPTDRRSERRPVLRPKGPRAPTPHTAPAHNTPPPPPPGRSAGSLAPPAGRAAALTL, encoded by the exons ATGTCGAGGCCAGACCTTACTACCCCAGAGGAACCTGACGTGCCAATCTCCAACAGGAAGGAGATACCGGCCGATAGGGGGGATCAGACTCAGAGGCCCAAGCGGAGCCACGGTGCCCTCGGATCGGTCCCGAGAG ccccggcaCCCACAGGATTCCTGGTGCTCTTACCGGGCTCTCACCGGCTAGCCCAAGAGCTCGGTGACAACGAACCGTACGTCTTCCTCACCCTCTGTCTTCCCAGGCGGCGGCCGGGGCACACACCAGATACGCCGAACCACGGCGGCGTCTGCGTAGAGCCGGCGATGCCGCGGTCGCCGAGCCGCTCCCCGGCCCTCAGCCACCAGCCACGGGTGCTGCCGACTGCCACCCGACGGCAGCCACTCCGGTTCACGGGGATCACCTCTGGGCCGGTGCCAGTGCAACAGCGGAAGG GTTATATGACTGCTCGGAGTGCCCCGTCCAAGGGCCGGTCAAAACTTGGTGCCACACCCACAACTGAAATGCACCA GGCCGCGCCCGTTGCCCTCCGGGTCACCTTgggcctcgccccgcccccccttcccccccgcgcaGCGGTGGGCGCCGAAGCCGAGTACCTGGGCCCGGGGGGGCCTAGAGACGGACGTCGGGAGGCGGGGTCGGTCGGTGTCGAGGCCCCCGCCCGGGACCCAGCCGCTCCGCCGCCGGGCGCCGCACGCTTCTCCCCGATGGAAGGACGAGGGGGCCTCGGCCGCCGAAACCCACCCGACccggcccgacccgacccgacccgacccgacccgaccgaCAGACGGAGCGAgcggcggccggtcctgcggCCTAAGGGGCCCCGCGCTCCCACCCCGCACACTGCGCCTGCGCACaacacgcccccgccccccccccccgggagaagCGCCGGGAGCctcgcgccccctgccggccgcgccGCCGCCCTGACGCTCTGA